CATGAGCACCAAGTAAGGCAACGGTTTCTCTTTCATTAAATCCCATTCTAGCAAACAAATCTTTAACATATTTACCATCTTTTGAAGCATCGGGTAATCTACCATTTGGTGGGACTTTAGATGCAGTATTGTCATCAACTCTACCTGGTCtccattcaatttttggaCCACCGGATTCTTGTACAGCAGCAACACCTCCTAAAGTCCATAAATCACCTCTTGAAATCCATGGATATTTCACTAAAAATTCCATTAAAAATTCACGACCAACTTGTAATCCAGCATTTTCTGGATCAAATTCTTCTGGAGCAAAAATCATTGTACCACCATATGATCCACCCGAATTATCAGATTTATCATAAGTACCTGATGTATGCCATGCCAATCTTAACAATTGACCATAATAACCGGCATTCTCATCAAATTCTAAATTTTCAGAAATCTTGGTAGCAATGTCATTATAAACTTTTTGATAATCACTAGCACTTTTACCTTCAGGGACTTTAGCAATTTTGACATTGGCACCAGCACTGGCTCCAAATAATGCCTTAGCAGCATTTTTAGAACCCccattgttgttattattattgttgttgttattgaatGGATTACCATTGTTATAGAAGTAAGTGGCAATAGCGGCAGAACCAGCTACCCCAAGAAATGTCTTTGCAATTCTAccataattgaatttggttGAAGATTTGGTAATCTTACTAATATGTGGAGCAAATGTAGccattgttgtttgaatgtatcaattaataatcttcaaatagtatatatattagttgttgattgataaaaaaggaaagaataataataaaaaaaaaagtgaaattgaaagaaattgaaagaaattaaaagaagGGAAAAAGAAGTGAATATGGTGTagtatttataatttcagAAAGTGGAGTGGTGAGATAAATCCAATGCTAAGGGGGggagagaaagagagaaagGGAAGGGAAGAAAAATAGACaatgtgtgtgtgttgaagaaagaaagaaagcaAGAGGGGGgtttaaattaaaaaagcAATCAATCATTACTAAAAACAgaataatacaaaaaaaggTTCTGGAAGAAAATTCAATCAGTCAACTAATACACAAAAGATCAAACACATTTTACTCATAATAATGACGGTTGTAATGACTCAATTGAGTTATTAAACGTAGTCTTTTGTAGACTTGGGTTCTCGAACATCTTGGATAACTACTATTGATTTGTAATCAACTGTATTTTGTGGTGTGCTGGTGGTACGTGTCTTATGTGTTGTGAAGAAACATCGCATGTCTAATTATACACATTATAGAAGTTTCTCGAATTTTGTgatatttatcaaaactaATGGTGGCTTACCTTTTTTGTTCATTACTAATTTACCGGCAATTCTAGATAACCTCCCATTAATATTGTATCAGCTCAAACTATTATTAACAAAGTCTATCTAAACTACATCAATGTCTGTCTTTCGGGGATAGGATATATAACTGTTGACCTTTTTCAAACCCCCCCTCCTGTTGGAGACAATTTGCaactttctcttttttccTGTTCcgccaaaaaaattaaactatGAAAAAAACACCGCGGACTGCATATGCCGACGtaatattatttcaaaCTATTCTGATTGGTTGAAATCTTGAGGGGGGTTTGAGGGTTCCCCTTCATTTAATATCAACAAGtactaataatactacTAATATTATTACATATATTATTGACTATTTTACTATTTTACTATTATACATGTCAGGGACTTGATTATTAGATTTCCAtttatcttctttttttgtttaaaaaaaagaatacaTAAAGtacaaccaaaaaataaaataataataataataaaaggAGACGACGATTCTTGTATTTCCCCactaaatttattattattattattattattattattattcttgaTTAGCTAATTTCTCATCAAGTAATTTCTCAATAACAGTAGCATCAGTATGTACAAATGACCCTTCTTGATTATAAGTCTTTGCATTAAGACacatttgtttcaattctgcaataaaatcttcaaatgaggcaaatttttcttgatccaattgttttttaaCTTGATTAATGGAAACTGgttttttaataatcaGATAATAATCAGGATACAATTTACGTGATGGAagtttgatgaaaatatcaCTTAAATTATGACCATCTGTCTCATCTGTTAAGGCTgttatttcatcaattacaCTCAAACATTTGCTTGTAAATCCATCAGTTTCTGGTTCattgtcatcatcatcatcaacatcaagtTCTATTgcagcaccaccaccattaccacTGTCTCCACTAATATCATCGTTATCAATATGTGGTAAGGGAGTTCTAGCACGACGTTGACGTTTTCTAGGTTGAGCAGCCTCTTCAAagtcttcatcatcttcttcgccaacttcatcatctttgaTATCTTCTTCCAATAAACCTTCTCTTATGGCcttatttctttttcttttagcAATACGTTCTTCTTTACGTTTAATAGCTTCTTCAACagtatcattatcatcatccaTTGCCTTTAACCATTGTTCTTCACTCAACCCATCATCA
The sequence above is a segment of the Candida albicans SC5314 chromosome 3, complete sequence genome. Coding sequences within it:
- the CCP1 gene encoding cytochrome-c peroxidase (Cytochrome-c peroxidase N terminus; Rim101, alkaline pH repressed; induced in low iron or by macrophage interaction; oxygen-induced activity; regulated by Sef1, Sfu1, and Hap43; Spider biofilm induced; rat catheter biofilm repressed) → MATFAPHISKITKSSTKFNYGRIAKTFLGVAGSAAIATYFYNNGNPFNNNNNNNNNNGGSKNAAKALFGASAGANVKIAKVPEGKSASDYQKVYNDIATKISENLEFDENAGYYGQLLRLAWHTSGTYDKSDNSGGSYGGTMIFAPEEFDPENAGLQVGREFLMEFLVKYPWISRGDLWTLGGVAAVQESGGPKIEWRPGRVDDNTASKVPPNGRLPDASKDGKYVKDLFARMGFNERETVALLGAHVLGRCHKHNSGYDGPWGPSFNQFTNVFYTTLLGDWHVKKWDGKKQYEDDETGEFMMLPTDMALKEESYFLKYVKMYADDQDLFFKDFAKAFSKLISNGIKYPADSKPILFKTLDEQDEE